In one window of Rhinatrema bivittatum chromosome 10, aRhiBiv1.1, whole genome shotgun sequence DNA:
- the DHCR24 gene encoding delta(24)-sterol reductase, producing the protein MDTALYLAGLGLLFLLWVKGKGLEYVIVHHRWIFVCLFLLPLSVIFDIYYYLRAWVVFKMCSAPKLHDQRVKQIQKQVREWKKQGSKTFMCTGRPGWLTVSLRVGKYKKTHKNIMINLMDILEVDTTRRIVRVEPLVSMGQVTALLNAIGWTLPVVPELDDLTVGGLIMGTGIESSSHNHGLFQHVCLAYELVLADGSFVRCTPTENSDLFYAVPWSCGTLGFLVAAEVKIVPVKKYVKLHYEPVRGIAKICETFALESSKQENDFVEGLMYAMDEAVVMTGVLTDEAEPGKVNSIGNYWKPWFFRHVESYMTANHSGTEYIPLRHYYHRHTRSIFWELQDIIPFGNNPVFRYLFGWMVPPKISLLKLTQGETIRKLYEQHHVVQDMLVPMKYLEKAIKVFQAEINVYPLWLCPFLLSSQPGMCHPKGNETELYVDIGAYGEPKQKHFEAKVSMRQLEKFVRDVHGFQMLYADCYMSREEFWEMFDGSLYHKLREQLNCEEAFPEVYDKICRAARH; encoded by the exons ATGGACACGGCGCTGTACCTGGCGGGGCTCGGGctcctcttcctgctctgggTGAAGGGGAAAGGCCTGGAGTATGTGATCGTCCACCACCGCTGGATCTTCGTCTGCCTCTTCCTGCTGCCGCTGTCTGTCATCTTTGACATCTATTACTACCTGCGAGCCTGGGTGGTGTTCAAGATGTGCAGCGCCCCGAAACTGCACGACCAGCGAGTGAAGCAAATCCAGAAGCAG GTGCGTGAATGGAAGAAACAGGGCAGCAAAACCTTCATGTGTACCGGTAGGCCTGGCTGGTTAACAGTGTCCCTGCGAGTTGGAAAATACAAGAAGACCCACAAGAATATAATGATCAATTTAATGGATATTCTAGAAGTGGACACCACAAGACGG ATTGTCCGGGTGGAACCATTGGTGAGCATGGGTCAGGTGACAGCCCTGCTTAATGCCATTGGCTGGACTCTGCCAGTCGTTCCGGAACTGGATGACCTCACAGTGG GTGGTTTGATCATGGGCACTGGTATCGAGTCTTCATCCCACAATCACGGATTGTTTCAGCATGTCTGCTTGGCATATGAACTTGTTCTTGCCGACGGCAGCTTTGTGAGGTGTACACCA ACTGAGAACTCAGACCTGTTTTATGCAGTTCCTTGGTCCTGTGGCACCCTGGGCTTCCTGGTTGCGGCAGAAGTGAAAATAGTCCCCGTCAAGAAGTATGTGAAGTTGCATTATGAGCCCGTGAGAGGCATAGCAAAGATCTGCGAAACGTTTGCTCTGGAATCCAGCAAGCAGGAGAATGATTTCGTGGAAGGACTCATGTACGCAATGGATGAAGCGGTTGTAATGACGGGAGTCCTCACAGATGAGGCGGAGCCAGGCAAG GTGAACAGTATTGGCAATTACTGGAAGCCTTGGTTTTTCAGGCATGTGGAGAGCTATATGACAGCTAACCATAGTGGAACAGAATACATTCCCTTAAGGCATTATTACCATCGACATACGCGCAGTATCTTTTGGGAGCTGCAG GACATCATTCCATTTGGCAACAATCCTGTTTTTCGTTACCTCTTTGGCTGGATGGTTCCTCCAAAAATCTCTCTGCTAAAACTGACACAAGGGGAAACGATTCGGAAATTGTATGAGCAGCACCACGTTGTACAGGACATGCTGGTGCCAATGAAGTATCTGGAAAAAGCCATCAAAGTCTTCCAGGCTGAAATCAAT GTTTATCCCCTCTGGTTATGCCCATTCCTGCTGTCCAGCCAGCCTGGCATGTGCCACCCTAAGGGAAATGAAACGGAGCTGTATGTCGACATAGGAGCCTACGGAGAACCCAAGCAGAAACACTTTGAAGCCAAAGTCTCCATGAGACAGCTGGAAAAGTTTGTAAGAGACGTTCACGG ttttcagaTGTTGTACGCAGATTGCTATATGAGCCGGGAGGAATTCTGGGAGATGTTTGATGGCTCACTCTACCACAAACTCCGGGAGCAGCTGAACTGTGAAGAGGCTTTTCCAGAGGTGTACGATAAAATCTGCAGAGCAGCGAGACACTGA